One Synechocystis sp. LKSZ1 genomic window, CTGCGACGTATTTTTCCGGCTCTACAATCATCAAGTGGACATCAAGGGGCTTTTGCGTGTAAGGGCGGATGGCACTGACAATCAGAGGGCCAATGGTGATGTTGGGAACAAAGCGTCCATCCATCACATCAACATGAATCCAATCGGCCCCAGCCCGATCCACGGTCTGGATTTCTTCACCAAGACGGCTAAAGTCGGCAGACAAAATAGAGGGCGCAACGACAATCGGTTTCTGGGACATGGCAGAATATCGGAGGATAAGGCTTGGAAATTGAATTTAGTGTAAACAATTACGGTCATTTCCGTAACCCCTGGCGACTGGGGCCTAATTTTTGATGGTTCTCCCCCAAGACAATGGTTGTTGAAACGTGCCCCGGTGGCGTTAACTTAAGCTTGAGGGCAGAGGCTCCCCCTGTATCATAGGAAATAGCAAGGGCCTATTTGGGTTTAGAGAGCTTATCCCGATCAACATCCCTTGAGCGCTCAAACTATTCAGGGTTTCCCATGATTTCCGCTGAGTCCCATCCGTTGCCAGATCAAAACCAGCGCTGGCATAGCTACAGCAGTGAGAAAACTGTAGAAATTTTAGCCAGCGATCCTCAGCAGGGCCTCGATCAAGCGGAACTCCAGCAACGACAACAACACTACGGCAAAAACGAACTGGTCGAAGGGGCCAAGCGCAGTAACGGGGAAATTTTCCTGGACCAATTCCAGAATGTCATGCTGTTGATGCTGATCGCGGTGGCCTTGATCTCTGGTCTGCTAGACCTCTGGCAAATCCACAGCGGCCGTGGGGCCAGTATGGGATTCCCCTTTAAAGATACCATTGCCATTTTTGCGATTGTGCTCCTTAACGGCGTCCTCGGTTATCTCCAGGAAAGCCGAGCCGAAAAGGCCCTAGCGGCCCTGAAGCGATTGGCGGCTCCTAAGGTGCAGGTGATTCGAGAGGGTCAGCGTCAGGAAGTGGAGGCCCCTAGCCTCGTTCCGGGAGACATCATGCTCTTAGAAGCGGGAAGTCAGCTCTGTGCCGATGGCCAATTGCTAGAGGCGGCGAATTTATACCTACGGGAATCGGCCCTGACCGGAGAGGCCCAGGCTGTGGTCAAGGTTCCCCATGCCGAAGGTTGGCCGGCCGATACCCCCGTGGGAGACCGCCAAAATATGGTCTTTATGGGCACTGAAGTCATTCAAGGCCGGGGCAAGGCTATTGTCACAAGTACTGGAATGAGTACTGAACTGGGGCGAATTGCCCAGATGCTTCAGGAAGTTAAAAATGAACCCACGCCTCTCCAGCGACGCATGGCCGACCTGGGTAATGTGTTAGTCAGTGCTTCTCTCATCCTAGTGGCCCTGGTGGTGACGCTGGGGGTAGCCCAAAAGGGCTGGGGCATGCTCCAACAGTTGGTGGAAATTTCCCTGAGTATGGCCGTTGCAGTGGTGCCCGAGGGCCTGCCTGCTGTGATTACGGTGACCTTGGCCCTGGGGACTCAACGGATGGTGCGACGCAATGCCCTGATTCGCAAGCTCCCTGCCGTCGAAACCCTCGGCTCTGTCAATGTCATTTGCTCCGATAAAACCGGCACCTTAACCCAGAACAAAATGGTGGTGCAGGAGCTACAAACCCTAGAGCATCAATTACAGGTCACTGGGGACGGCTATGCTCCTGAGGGGGACTTTAAAACCCTACAGGGAGAAACTATTTCACCCACTCAATGCTTACCCTTTTCCCTGCTCTTGCTGAGTGGTCTGCTCTGTAACGATGCTCACCTGAACTATAGCGGGCAGGAATGGGCCATTATGGGCGATCCTACAGAAGGGGCCCTCCTGGCGCTAGCGGGGAAAGCTGGTTTTCAGCAAGAGGCTCTACAATCCCGTTGGCCGAGGATGGGAGAGTTTCCCTTTTCGTCCGAGCGTAAACGCATGAGCGTTATTGTCGCAGTACCCTCCTCTTCCGATGTGCTGAGCTTGCTGCCCGCCTGTCAAGATGCTCCCTTTCTATTGATCACCAAAGGTTCTCCCGAACTTGTTCTGGCTAGTTGTTGTTATGGCCAACGGGAGACGGGAGTCCAGGCCTTAGAGCCGACCCTGAGACAAAACATCCTGAGGGCCAACGATACCATGGCCAGTCGAGGCCTACGGGTTCTAGGTTTGGCCTATCGACCCTTGCGTCAGATTCCAACCGCCGATAGCGAAACGGATATGGAAACAGACCTGGTCTGGCTCGGCCTGGTGGGAATGCTAGATGCCCCCCGCCCTGAGGTCAAGGCTGCCGTGGATAAATGCCTGGCGGCGGGGATTCGTACCATCATGATTACGGGAGACCATCAATTAACGGCGGCAGTCATCGCCAGGAGTCTCGACATCAATCCCCAGGGAGGGCCAGTTTTAACAGGAAAAGAATTGGATCAGCTTTCCCAGACCGACCTAGAAGCCAAGGTCGAACAAGTCAATATTTTTGCTCGGGTTTCTCCAGAACATAAGCTAAGGATTGTCAAGGCCCTGCAAAAGCGCAACTGTTTTGTGGCGATGACCGGCGATGGTGTTAATGATGCCCCGGCCTTGAAGCGGGCGGATATTGGCATCGCTATGGGGATTACCGGCACCGATGTCAGCAAAGAGGCCAGTGATATGGTGTTACTCGACGATAATTTCGCCACCATTGTCGCGGCTACCGAGGAGGGGCGTGTCGTCTACAGCAATATTCGCCATTTTATCAAGTACATTTTGGGCAGTAACATTGGCGAAGTGATCACCATTGCCGCCGCTCCGATTATTGGCCTGTCGGGGGTTCCCCTCACGCCGTTACAAATCCTGTGGATGAACCTGGTCACGGATGGTTTACCGGCCCTGGCCCTGGCAGTGGAACCCGGCGACCCCAATATTATGAACCGCCCGCCCTTTAGCCCGAAGGAAAGTATTTTTGCCCGGGGCCTGGGTTCCTACATCATTCGCATTGGCATTATTTTTTCGGTGATTACCATCAGTCTCATGGTCTGGTCTTACCATAGCGCCATTGATTCAGGCGCACCGGATAGTTGGAAAACCATGGTCTTTACAACGCTCTGTATCGCGCAGATGGGTCATGCCATTGCGGTACGTTCCAATAGCCGCCTTACCATTGAAATGAATCCCTTCAGTAATCCTTACCTATGGGGCTCTGTGATCGTCACCACTGTTTTGCAGTTAATGCTGATCTATGTGGAACCCCTGCGGAACTTTTTTGAAACAGATCTGCTAACTCCCCAGCAACTGCTGATCTGCTTGGGTTTTAGTAGCCTGATGTTTCTGTGGGTGGAAATGGAAAAAGTTGTGATCCGGTTCTACCATCAGTTCAGTAGCCGTCGGCAACCCTAGTCATTATGCTAGTCTCTAGCCCAGCCAAGCGCTACAATGCTCAACGATATCCCGGCATTTTGCTTTGAAATCCCTGCTGTCTTCCGAAAACCGATTTTTACTGATGCTGATAGGGGTCAGCACGCTGGTTTTGAGTCTAGCCAGTGTTAGTCGTCATCTTTTATTTCAGTCCAATGCCCTAGACCTCGGCTTTTTCGACCAGGTTACCTACTTGATCAGCGTTGACCAGCCGCCCATCACCACTTTTCAGGATTTGCATATTTTGGGGGATCACGCCGCCTTTATTTTTTACCCCCTGGGGCTTCTCTACCGTCTCTATCCCTCGGTCTATTGGCTTCTGGCAGTCCAGGCCCTGAGTTTATCCCTAGGGGCCTGGCCGAGTTACCATTTGGCTTGTCAGGCAGGGGTGAAACCAGCGCAGGCCAAAGCGATTGCGGTTGTTTATTTGCTCTACCCCCTTATCTTTAACGTTAACCTGTTTGACTTTCATCCCGAAGTGATCGCGCTACCAGCAATACTCTGGGCCGTCTGGGCGGCTAGGGAGCAAACGTTAACGCAATTTATCGGGGCTATTATCTTAGTTCTGAGTTGTAAGGCAGTCTTATCCCTGACGGTGATCTTTTTAGGGCTTTGGTTACTTATCTGGCAACGGCGCAGACTCTACGGTGCTATTGCCCTAGGTTCTGGCGCGTTTTGGTTCATTTTCACGACCCAATGGCTTATTCCCCACTTCAAAGGTGGTGAGGTGGCCGCCGTGGGCCGCTACGATTTTTTAGGTAGTTCGGTTCTGGAAATTGCCGTCAATTTGTTGCTAAAACCCCAACTTGTCCTGGGCCATCTCTTCACTGGGGCCAACTTCATTTATCTGCTACTGCTAATAGCTCCTTTGCTCTGGGGCCTGACTTGGCGACATCTGGATCCCCTGATCCCGGCCTTGCCGGCCCTGGGCTTAAACCTGTTGACGGATCATCTGCCCCAAAAAGACCTGGTTCATCAATATTCCATTGCCATTTTTCCCTTTTTACTGATTGCTGTGATTGATAGTTTGGCCCATCAACGGGCTTGGCTTCAGCGGCCCCGTTGGATTCTGCTCTGGGCCTTGGTGGCGTTTCTGGCTTTGGCCAAGTTTGGTTATTTTACGTCTCTCTACCTGCAAAACCTGGACACCTGGCAGGCCTCGCGTCAGGCCATCCAGCAAGTCAGAACCTCTGGGGGCGTCCTCACAACGGCTACCTTGGCCCCGCACCTGAGCCATCGTGTTCTGATTAAACTAGCTATTAATGGAGCTGAAACCCTTGATTTGGGCCAGTTTGACTATGTTGTCCTGAATCAACGCCATCCGGGCTGGGAGATTGAGCCTGGCCTTTTGCCCCGACTCCGAGAGAGCCTCAGCCAACGGCACGATTTCCAGCTTCGTTACCAGCAAGATGAGGTGGTAGTTTTTCAAAAGCAGTCGCTTCAGACTGGGGAGCGTCAATCCTAATGGCTGGGTTATTTCCCCTGAATACCCGTTTGCCTGTAGCCCTCTGGAAAGCGGTGGGGGTCAGTTTTATGATTCTTTTAGGGGCCAGCTCTCTAAGGCATCTGCTCTATCATTCCACCGCTTGGGATTTGGGTATTTTTGACCAGGCTATCTATCTGATTAGCCAGGGCCAGCCACCGATTTCCTCTTTTCTCCAGGGCCACATTTTAGGAGACCACGCCGCTTTTATTTTTTATCCTCTGGCCCTGCTGTATTGGGTTTATCCCAGTGTCTATTGGTTGCTGGGACTCCAGGCTTTCGCCTTAGCCCTGGGAGCTGTTCCCTGCTATGGGTTAGCGCGTCAGGCGGGTCTTAGCTGTGGTCTGGCCCTGACCCTGGCTTATGTCTACCTGCTCTATCCTCTGGTTTTCAATCTCAATCTATTTGATTTTCACCCGGATGCATTGGCCCTGCCGGCCCTGTTGGGGGCTATCTGGGCCGCACGGGCCCGGCGACCGTTGGTGTTTACCCTGTTGTTGGTGTTGATCTGTAGCTGTAAAGCGGTATTGGCCTTGGCTGTCGTTGGCTTGGGAGCCTGGTTGGGATTGGAGAAACGTTGGCCCTATGCCGGAATTGCCCTGGGATTGGGGATTATCTGGTTTGGCCTAGCTACGCAGATTATCATTCCCTACTTTAGTCAGAATCCCGAATCAATTAGCCGCCACCTCTCCCGCTACGGCTACCTGGGGGCCTCCTTTACCGAGATTGCGGCCAATCTTCTATTCAAACCCTGGTTATTTTTGGGCGGTCTCTTCAATGGCCCTAATCTAGGCTACTGCCTTCTGCTGGTGCTACCACTCCTCTGGGGCCTACACCCCCACCAGGGCCTGGCCCTCGTTGCTTTGCTGCCTTTTCTGCTGATGAATCTGTTGTCCCAAGACCCCAGTCAAAAAGATTTATTGCATCAATACTCGTTGCCCATGCTGCCCTTTCTCTTGGTGATAGTGATCGATAGTTTAGCGGCCCAAACAGCCTGGATTCGTAGCCGTCGTTGGATTCTGGTCTGGAGTCTGGTGTGTTTTTTGGCCCTGGCCAAAATAGGTTACTTTTGGGAGCGTTATCTGACAACCTGGGATACTTGGCAGGCCACGCAAACGGCCATCGCGAAAATTACCCCCACTGGCAGTGTTTTAACGAATGCTAATATAGCCCCCCACCTAACCCATCGACCCATGGTGCAGTTGATTATCCCCGGTGCAGAAAAGCTCGACTTGACGACCTTTGACTATATTTTGTTAAATCAACGCCATCCCGGTCAGGACAGTTCTCCAGAAGTGGTTCAGGCCCTTATCGCAGCGATTCAGGAGAATGGCCATTTTCAAACCCAGTTTCAGCAAGATGGGGTCATGCTCTTCACCCAGCCGACTGCGCCCCTAGCCTTGGATTCAGTCAATCCTTAGCAGCAACCCATGGCTTAGGTTAATCCCCCTAAACGAATTCCGGCCCCTAGAATGACGAACAACACCGCCAAGGTAGTCACCCCGATAATGTGATAGGCCAGGGCCTGGAGAGTTTCCTGGGTTAAGTTAGGAATGATAAAGAAGCGGGCATGAATGGCCAGGGCCAGCGTTCCCAGCAGTAGCAAGAGCTTGAGGCCGATATAGGTCGATAGGTAGGACTCAAAGGCCCAGAAGCTCTGGAAGCCAGGAAAATAGATCCAAGTCAGACCCAAACCTGTGATCACCTGGAGTAATAGGGCCGCCAGGCCTAAGTTCTCGAAGTGTTCTTCAAACTGATGGATGCGGTCAGGGTCACGATTTTTCAAGGCCCCCGGTAAAACCATCATCGCCAGGACGAGGTGGCCGCCCGTCCAGACAGTGGATCCTAAGGTGTGCAGAATAACCAGAAGTTTGAACAGCATAAAGATTAATGACCCAGCATTATTAATCAGGATATGTCACGATTTGTGAATTTATTGTGATGGATTAGGCTAGAATGACTCTCTTTTGTAAGAATAAATACAGAAAATGTCTGGCCCTTCGCCCTCATTTTCCCGAAGGGAAAGCATTGTCCAGAAATCCCCATAGATTGTGTCCCTGGCAGGAGATGGAAGCCTGTCTACGATCTTCCTAAGCATCAGTCAACCCTTATGACTTGTGGGTATGGAACGAGGGGAACAGGAAAATATTCGAGGAATATGGAGTACTGACCATGCCGACCGACTCCCCCATTGACTGGGATGAAATGTTTGAGTATTTACCCGGAACAATGGTAGAACTCAAGGCTAAGCCAGGGGTCTTATATCAAATTGATTGCTACGAAACCATCATGGTACCGCCCATTTGGTTGGTGGATGATCCTCGACCACGCTACCCCCACGAGATGCGAATTGTCTCGCGCCAGCAGGTTCAGGCCTGTCAATTAGAGCTACAATCACTGCTCCCATAGGCTTTCCTCGCGTTCACTTTTCTTGCGCTCGAATAAACGGCAGTTTGGGAGATAGAAAAAAACCGACTAAACTCGCAAACAAAATGGGCGCAAAGGGAGTGAAGCCAGTCAATTTGCTGAGCAACAGAGTTGTACTAATTGGAGTGCGTGTTACCGCAGCGTTTAAGGCTGCCATGGTGGTAATCATTGAGAGTACCGGATGTACCCCAGGTATAAGCAGAGATAGAGCTTTACCGATACAGGCTCCAGTAAAAAAGAGGGGAATGATAAATCCGCCGCGCCATTCTCCGTTCACGGTAGTTGCTATCGCTAACATTTTTGCACCCGCTAAAAGTAGTAGGGCAAAGGCTGTTGCATTCTGTTCCAAAACTAGATTCAGTTCTTCATGCCCAAAGTAGCGTGTGAGTGGACACAAGATAGCCAGAACCCCCAGGATCAAGCCAGCCAAAGTTGTTCGGACATAAACTGGGCCAGGAATTTGCTGAAATAGCCATTGACATCGCTTGAAAATTCCGATGAAAATCCAGGCGGCGAGCGCCCCAAGAATCCCACATCCCATTGCCCAAACAAAATCATTGATGTCATGGATTAGATACTGAGGAAACTGCCAGGTTGGCCCAATTCCTAAACGTGTGATCCAGACAAACACTAGGTAGCTTGCGCAACTTGACACAATTGCCGGCAAAATTGCCTCATAATATTCGACTACATGCTGATGATGCAGGATTTCTAGTGCAAAGAAAGCACCTCCTAACGGTGCCCCAAACAATGCAGTGAAGCCGGCTGCCATGCCTGCCAAGCTAAGGGAGCGCAGGTCTTCTCCTTCTAGCTGCAACCGATCTGCAATCCAGGTACCAAAGGAACCCGTTACTTGTACCATTGGGGCTTCAGGGCCTAAACTACCTCCGGCGGAAATGCTTAGCAGTGAAGTCAGAAGCATAGCCGGATTTTCGTGAGTATCAATTCGTCCGCCCCGAGAATGGATATTATCTACGATCAAGCCAATCTCACCGGGTTGCCCCAATCGATGAATGACTAATCCGATCAACAGTCCGGCGCAAGGCATGATGACCAGGAGACTCAGACTGTGAAGCGCTCGCACAAACTCAGTGAGTCGCTCTAAAACCGTCCAATATAGACCCGCAAACAGCCCACACCCAATCCCAATCATCACCCAGTAAATAATCTGACGCGATAGATTCAGCCGCTGATGGATCACCAAAGAACGGAGGCAACGACTCAACCTCTCGAACAGGCGGAAACGAACATGTTGATGAGTCAAGATAAATTCAGAGTTGAATGAAGAGGTTTAGTAACTGGTGTATTGCACTATAACCAGTGTTTGGGATAGGTTCTTTCTTCTGCTAGATTATTGAAGATAACAGCACACAAGACTAAAAGCATTGACCCCTCAAAGGTTGGTGTCATGATAAACTGCCAGTCTGGTTTGGTCATCATGACTACCAAGGCAACAGCTCCCGAAGGAGGATGTACGGTTCCAGTTAATTGCATGATGCCAATAGCTAGCGAAACGGCCATTCCCATCGCCATCGGTGAAGAACCGAAAAAATGCAAAATCGTCAGACTCACCAAGGCCGCCAAGAAATTGCCACCAATAACATTACGGGGTTGTGCTAAAGGGCTATCGGGAACACCAAAGATCAAAACGCTAGTGGCACCAAAAGGGGCCATCAAAAAGGGAGAGTTCGTTTTTACTGTCAGATAAGCGCAGATGGAGATCGCCAGAAAACTGCCGAACCAACTCCAAAAAATGTGACGATGATGAGGCTTCTCAATTGCGCAAGTTAAAGGGCAAGAGCGCCATCGGTGGAAGGTTTTGAACCAATAGTTTTCCCATTTCGAGCGGGCTTTCCTGTAGTTAAGCATGAAGGATTAGGCACTCCTAAAAATACTGCTAAAGCATTGACATGTACTGTAGTGAACGATAATCATCAAGCTCAGTGAAGATGAGCAACCTACAATTG contains:
- a CDS encoding cation-translocating P-type ATPase translates to MISAESHPLPDQNQRWHSYSSEKTVEILASDPQQGLDQAELQQRQQHYGKNELVEGAKRSNGEIFLDQFQNVMLLMLIAVALISGLLDLWQIHSGRGASMGFPFKDTIAIFAIVLLNGVLGYLQESRAEKALAALKRLAAPKVQVIREGQRQEVEAPSLVPGDIMLLEAGSQLCADGQLLEAANLYLRESALTGEAQAVVKVPHAEGWPADTPVGDRQNMVFMGTEVIQGRGKAIVTSTGMSTELGRIAQMLQEVKNEPTPLQRRMADLGNVLVSASLILVALVVTLGVAQKGWGMLQQLVEISLSMAVAVVPEGLPAVITVTLALGTQRMVRRNALIRKLPAVETLGSVNVICSDKTGTLTQNKMVVQELQTLEHQLQVTGDGYAPEGDFKTLQGETISPTQCLPFSLLLLSGLLCNDAHLNYSGQEWAIMGDPTEGALLALAGKAGFQQEALQSRWPRMGEFPFSSERKRMSVIVAVPSSSDVLSLLPACQDAPFLLITKGSPELVLASCCYGQRETGVQALEPTLRQNILRANDTMASRGLRVLGLAYRPLRQIPTADSETDMETDLVWLGLVGMLDAPRPEVKAAVDKCLAAGIRTIMITGDHQLTAAVIARSLDINPQGGPVLTGKELDQLSQTDLEAKVEQVNIFARVSPEHKLRIVKALQKRNCFVAMTGDGVNDAPALKRADIGIAMGITGTDVSKEASDMVLLDDNFATIVAATEEGRVVYSNIRHFIKYILGSNIGEVITIAAAPIIGLSGVPLTPLQILWMNLVTDGLPALALAVEPGDPNIMNRPPFSPKESIFARGLGSYIIRIGIIFSVITISLMVWSYHSAIDSGAPDSWKTMVFTTLCIAQMGHAIAVRSNSRLTIEMNPFSNPYLWGSVIVTTVLQLMLIYVEPLRNFFETDLLTPQQLLICLGFSSLMFLWVEMEKVVIRFYHQFSSRRQP
- a CDS encoding DUF2079 domain-containing protein, which encodes MKSLLSSENRFLLMLIGVSTLVLSLASVSRHLLFQSNALDLGFFDQVTYLISVDQPPITTFQDLHILGDHAAFIFYPLGLLYRLYPSVYWLLAVQALSLSLGAWPSYHLACQAGVKPAQAKAIAVVYLLYPLIFNVNLFDFHPEVIALPAILWAVWAAREQTLTQFIGAIILVLSCKAVLSLTVIFLGLWLLIWQRRRLYGAIALGSGAFWFIFTTQWLIPHFKGGEVAAVGRYDFLGSSVLEIAVNLLLKPQLVLGHLFTGANFIYLLLLIAPLLWGLTWRHLDPLIPALPALGLNLLTDHLPQKDLVHQYSIAIFPFLLIAVIDSLAHQRAWLQRPRWILLWALVAFLALAKFGYFTSLYLQNLDTWQASRQAIQQVRTSGGVLTTATLAPHLSHRVLIKLAINGAETLDLGQFDYVVLNQRHPGWEIEPGLLPRLRESLSQRHDFQLRYQQDEVVVFQKQSLQTGERQS
- a CDS encoding DUF2079 domain-containing protein translates to MAGLFPLNTRLPVALWKAVGVSFMILLGASSLRHLLYHSTAWDLGIFDQAIYLISQGQPPISSFLQGHILGDHAAFIFYPLALLYWVYPSVYWLLGLQAFALALGAVPCYGLARQAGLSCGLALTLAYVYLLYPLVFNLNLFDFHPDALALPALLGAIWAARARRPLVFTLLLVLICSCKAVLALAVVGLGAWLGLEKRWPYAGIALGLGIIWFGLATQIIIPYFSQNPESISRHLSRYGYLGASFTEIAANLLFKPWLFLGGLFNGPNLGYCLLLVLPLLWGLHPHQGLALVALLPFLLMNLLSQDPSQKDLLHQYSLPMLPFLLVIVIDSLAAQTAWIRSRRWILVWSLVCFLALAKIGYFWERYLTTWDTWQATQTAIAKITPTGSVLTNANIAPHLTHRPMVQLIIPGAEKLDLTTFDYILLNQRHPGQDSSPEVVQALIAAIQENGHFQTQFQQDGVMLFTQPTAPLALDSVNP
- a CDS encoding CopD family protein, with translation MLFKLLVILHTLGSTVWTGGHLVLAMMVLPGALKNRDPDRIHQFEEHFENLGLAALLLQVITGLGLTWIYFPGFQSFWAFESYLSTYIGLKLLLLLGTLALAIHARFFIIPNLTQETLQALAYHIIGVTTLAVLFVILGAGIRLGGLT
- a CDS encoding chloride channel protein, with protein sequence MIGIGCGLFAGLYWTVLERLTEFVRALHSLSLLVIMPCAGLLIGLVIHRLGQPGEIGLIVDNIHSRGGRIDTHENPAMLLTSLLSISAGGSLGPEAPMVQVTGSFGTWIADRLQLEGEDLRSLSLAGMAAGFTALFGAPLGGAFFALEILHHQHVVEYYEAILPAIVSSCASYLVFVWITRLGIGPTWQFPQYLIHDINDFVWAMGCGILGALAAWIFIGIFKRCQWLFQQIPGPVYVRTTLAGLILGVLAILCPLTRYFGHEELNLVLEQNATAFALLLLAGAKMLAIATTVNGEWRGGFIIPLFFTGACIGKALSLLIPGVHPVLSMITTMAALNAAVTRTPISTTLLLSKLTGFTPFAPILFASLVGFFLSPKLPFIRAQEK
- a CDS encoding HPP family protein, which produces MLNYRKARSKWENYWFKTFHRWRSCPLTCAIEKPHHRHIFWSWFGSFLAISICAYLTVKTNSPFLMAPFGATSVLIFGVPDSPLAQPRNVIGGNFLAALVSLTILHFFGSSPMAMGMAVSLAIGIMQLTGTVHPPSGAVALVVMMTKPDWQFIMTPTFEGSMLLVLCAVIFNNLAEERTYPKHWL